The Capsicum annuum cultivar UCD-10X-F1 chromosome 3, UCD10Xv1.1, whole genome shotgun sequence genomic sequence TTAATACATTATCTACCACAAACAACAATCGGCAGGATCTCATAATTACTCGGAATTACTGAATCAGCATTCCTGTTTTGTTCTTTCGCCAGacaaaataactatctaaatatataaCACGGTCAAGCAGTCCAAAAAGGACACACAATAACATGTAAGCTCCAACCCCTTTTCCACAACGGAGAAAAAGACATACTaaagcagtagtagtagtagtagttatCTTACACGAAAAATTCAATCAGCCAATCGCCTTATACTTTAAGCAGCTGCAACTTGTTGGAAAAGGCAATGGCAATCCAATCACGCTGCGCAGCAGACCACTGAATTTGATTAATCTCAGCTCCAGCAGAGTACATTGACATAGGATCAATCCCATTAGGCCCTGCAACAGTAGGCAACTCCCAAATAAGCGCCTGCCCATCATCACCAGCAGAACAAATATGTCTACAACTCTGCGGAGCCCAAGCAATCGCATTCACACTCGCTTGATGCCTTTCCAACTCTGCCACAGGCATTGCCGGAGACCTAATATCCAAAATCACAACCTTATTACTATCCATCAATATAGTAGCCATATACCTCAAATCTTGCTTGTTCCACGCCAATCTCAACAACGGAGTATCCGGTTGTGGACTCTCATAAATAATCGTCGAATGCTCCTTATCCCTCAAATCGAAAATCCTAACCGATCCATCCGCACTAACCGAAGCAAAAACCCCAGCTTCACCCCAAGCAATATCATAAACCTCTTTATCATGGGCAATCAACTGTGTCTCCACAGCCCCTTTCTCAACATCCCAAATTGTACACGTAGTATCAATACTCGAAGTCCCAATTCTTCTAGGCTCCACTTCATTCCAATCAAAAGACGTCAACGGAGCACAATACTCACTCGTCTTCGCATTATTAAAAGCGAAAAGCGGCTCTACAGAAGTCTCCCGAACTTCCCAGAGCCGGAGATAATCACCAGAGGACGCTAGCACGTCGTTCGACTTGAGAGACCCAGAAGGATTCGGATGGAACATGAGCTTCGTGGGCGGATAAGGGTGATCGAAAGAGAGATTTGGAATGGGTTTAAGGGTATGGCTGTCTTCGTCGAAGGAGAGAATGTCGACGCGGTTGTTGAATTCTTCGATAAAGCTGCCGATGGCGAGGTGGCGGCGGCGGTTGGGAAGAGAAGAGGTGAAGGAGGAAAAGGCGAGGGCGTAGATGGGGTAGGACGAGTCGTATGTGACGGAGTTTTCGGATCGGAGATGGGATTCTTGGCTTGAATTTTCCATTTTTTGTTAGGGGATAGTGAATTGGGGGAAATGGAAGTGgagttgtgtgtgtgtgtagtgAGAATGTGTGTGTTTGATGGGTTTATTGATGAATTGGAAGTGACATGGAACTTGTTGGGGAGCTTACATTTCATTCCTACACAAAATGTCCATGTTTGACTGGTAGCTTGCTAAATACTAGTACTTGTTTGGATTTTGTTACTACTTGTATTGCAACTCAGGCCCAGTTTGGTGAAAATTACCTTTAATTGAAGTTGAAGTtcaagttggagttgtgttttatcatgaatataaattcaaattgtttttaaaattttgtgagagaagtaaaacttgttttcacttttccaaataatttttcaaagttggagttgaaaaattCATGGCCAAATGGAAACGGTGCatgttttcattttttctcacaaaaatgaaataattttttggaaaaaaggaaaaaatttctaTGTTCAAACGGCTACTTAAATACTCCATTCGTCTCGTTATTTGATCGGACAtgaaatttaacaaataaataatgattttgtaaagtttgCAAAAATTTTCTTATAAAGTGGGATctactaaggataaaataagagtTATGCCATTAAgtagttaccaaataagaaaagatgacattctttttgggacgaaTCAAAAAGAAAAGGACGATACATAAAATGTGACGAAGAAAGTACAATATTTTATTACATTATCGTTTATTTGAAGAAGAGAGTTGGAGTAGCCGTGAAATCGTTGTCATGTGATTGAAAGATTACTTATTCGAAgtttgaaaacacctttttataaaaatataggATAACACTATATATAATGGATCGTTATCGCTTGATATACTTTCGAATCTTGTACATAGTGAGAGTTTTAGTAGGTCTAGTTGCCCTTTTATCTATCATTAATGTTAGTGTTACTTAATGATGAAACGATTAATTTGATGTGGTAGCATCATTATCTTTCTTTCTTCTGGTTTTATCTTCTCATTAATTAACAATAACATGGTCATTTTAATGTGATAGcatcattatcttattttttttcttctcattttatcGTTACTTATTatctattaattattttatactattcttCACTCTAtctcatataataattttatttgtatcatatttttctcataaatttattcttttttaaaaagataaaaatataaatttatcctTTGAATTACTTATGTATAACATTATATtaccataaaaatatattatctatcCTAGAGAAAAgacattccccccccccccccaaaacttatcctcccaactcactttaacactaaaacttaactttcgtttatttacccttcttaacatctttaaagtaaaTTATTTCAACCCCTTAACAGCCTAATCCAAGTCAAGGTTGGGTGTTGTTAAGCACGCGCCCTTTGATTGGTTGATGTTATAACCCGACCCATTCTCGTTTATAACCCGACCCACTCTTATCAAATACCCCAAAACCTAAATAATAACTCATTTCACCTTTTTCTCTCTAAAACCTTTCAGTTTCACCCGATTTCACTTCAAATTAGGTTATTTCTGTGATTTTTTATGATTTCTGTGTTGCTCCATGACGAAATTTGACTACTTAGGTGATTATTAAGGttgttttactttgatattagggtttttgtcctgaaTAAAttctaaactctttttttttttttttacttttcttcagATTAACCATGAATTTTGTGTATGTTACATTGAGGTTTCACCATGGAGGCAAATTACAACAAAAACCTCGTATTAAGTATCATGGAGGTACTATTACTGACTGTTTCGATTCGGATGCAGATAGACTTTCttactttgaatttattgatGTCGTGAAGGAAATTGGGTATAATTGTTTCTCGTGTATTATTTATCTCagacctcccaaaagaaaaaaattagtaatagTAACATGTGATAGGGACATTTTGGGTATTTTACCTCAACTTAAAAATGGAGATGTTGTTGAGTTATATTTAACACATTTAGTTGATGAGGCTGATGTGGTCCCATCTATTGAATATGACCCCATATGGGAGGAGAATCTTGTCCTACTTTTGATAAAGAGTTGAGTGAAGACTTAGGAGACTGTGATAATTTAGGTTGAAGAGAACTTTGTAGAAGCTGCAATACCTCATGAACCTACTTTTACTGAAAGCTTGAGTGGTGATGGTACTGCTAGGAGTGAAGACCTAGGTGGTGATGATAGTGTTTCTTTTATTGGTAAGGACTTAGATAGTTGTGGTGATGGTGTTTCTGCTGTTGGTGGGGGCTTAGGTGATGATGGTGTTCCTGCTAGGGGTGAGAGCTTAGGTGGGGTAGTAGTGATTTTTTTGCTAGTAGTAGAGACTTTGATGATGTTGGTGTTGCTGCTAGAAATGAGGACTTTGTTTTACAAATGTTGGAGAGTTTAGAAAAGCTTTTACTAGATATGTTGTTCAAGAACATGTAGAGCTAGATAAGTTTGTGAATGAACCAAAAAAGGGTGAGAGTAAAGTGTGTAGATGGTTGTCCATGGTTGTTGTTTGCAAGCACTAATTCTGGGACTACAGATTTTCAAGTTAAGAAGTACATTCCAGTCCACAAGTGTAATGCCACAACAAAGAACAAATTGGTGAATTCTAAGTACTTGACAGAAAGGTACAGTGACAGAATCACATTAGAACTTGTAATTAGAGTTTGTCAGTTTCAAGAGTTAGTTAAAAATGATTTGGAGGTGTATATAGGGATAACTGTAGCAAGAAAAGCTAGAAATATTGTGTTGCAGCAAATTATGGGTGATCATGTAGAGGAGTTCAAAAGATTTTTGGATTATAGGAATGAGCTTTTAAAGACCAATGCTTTTAAAGACCAATCCACATAGTACATGTGTAGTGAGGCTTAGTGAGAAACTTTTGAAGGTGGAAGAAAATAGTTCCAATCATTTTACATAtgttttgatgctttgaagagAGAATTCAAAGCTGGTGTCAGGAGATGTATTGAGTTTGATGGTTGTTTTTTTAAAGGTATTTGTAAGGGTCAATTACTTGTGGCTGTTTGTAAGGATGGAAATAACCAGATACTACCACTAGCCTGGAcagtggttgaagttgaaaacaaaTTCACTTGACGATGGTTTGTTAGACTTGTGAGGAATGATCTTAAGCTGGGAGATGGGTCTGAAGTGACTACTATTACTGATATGCAGAAGGTAACctcatttattttctcttatttattttctgaattttttattttgcacCTGTTTTATACTTATGTCAactgatatattttattttgttcaagGGTTTTGACAGTGCAATTTCAGATTCACTGCTAAATGCAGAACAGGGAATGTGTGCTAAACATGTTCTAGCCAACTGATCTAAGGATTGGAGAGGTATTGAAAGAAGAAACTAATTTTAGAAGTGTGCCAAATCTACATATGAGcaagaattgagaagaaatttaGATCATATGGAGATGTTAGGAGATAAAATTTGTGGAGATCTTCTGTGGTACAAAATAGAAAGGTGGTCTAAGGTTTACTTCAAATATCATAGTTGCTGTGATAGTGTTGACAACAACATGGCTGAAAACTTCAACTCATGGATACTAGGGCCAAGATACAAGACTATCATATCAATGTTTGAGAAAATAAGGGCTAAGGTGATGAGAAGAATAGGACAGTTGAGACAGTTTCCTGAAATATGGATAACTGATATTTCTCCTATGGCACTAAAAGTGTTGCAAGATaacacatcaaaatcaatgaAGTGTACTCTTGAGTGGAATggtaaatttgattttgaagttaagTATAGATGAATAAATACTTTTAAAGTGAATTTGAGGGATAATACTTGTACATGTACGTCTTGAATGTTAAAAAGGATACCTTGTTGTCATGCCATAGCTGCACTATACTTTAGAAAGCTAGAACCCATTAACTATGTTGCACATTGGTATACCaagaaaacttacctcaagaCTTATAGTTACTTCATTCAGCCTGTTACTGGTATAAAAATGTGGTCCAAGTCAACCAATCTTTCTGTTATACCACCTACAATAAAAAAACTTTCAGGCAGATCCGATAAATctgaaaaaaagagcaaaataaaAACAGGATTGGAAAGTTGTCAAAAAGTAGAATTGAGATGACCTGTAACACATGTCACAACAAGGGTCATAATAAAAGGAGTTGTCCATTGAATTCAAGTTCCACTAGAACTAGTGTGGGTTCTTCTTCTGCAGCACCAAGCACAAGTAGAGGGAGAGAAAGACCAAAAGGATCTACAAAGGTAATATTTGACTTGTAATTTACTAATAttttaattctcttttattttctttcattttttattcttattatattttttcttgtgCGTTGTAGGCTGCAGCAGCAGCTACCGGTAGAGGAAGAGGATTACCTGTAGTAACTGCTGCTACTATGGGTGTTGATAGAGGAAAAAAAACTTCTTGTGCTGTTGACAGTACTATTGATAGAGGTAGAGGAGTTG encodes the following:
- the LOC107862994 gene encoding protein TRANSPARENT TESTA GLABRA 1; protein product: MENSSQESHLRSENSVTYDSSYPIYALAFSSFTSSLPNRRRHLAIGSFIEEFNNRVDILSFDEDSHTLKPIPNLSFDHPYPPTKLMFHPNPSGSLKSNDVLASSGDYLRLWEVRETSVEPLFAFNNAKTSEYCAPLTSFDWNEVEPRRIGTSSIDTTCTIWDVEKGAVETQLIAHDKEVYDIAWGEAGVFASVSADGSVRIFDLRDKEHSTIIYESPQPDTPLLRLAWNKQDLRYMATILMDSNKVVILDIRSPAMPVAELERHQASVNAIAWAPQSCRHICSAGDDGQALIWELPTVAGPNGIDPMSMYSAGAEINQIQWSAAQRDWIAIAFSNKLQLLKV